A window of the Virgibacillus pantothenticus genome harbors these coding sequences:
- the betB gene encoding betaine-aldehyde dehydrogenase: MNFKQNFINGKWVPSHTSNKRDIMNPFNQEIIAQATESDETDTRYAIAAAREAFDKGEWSRTSATERSKKLHTIASFIERDNEELAQLETLDTGKTLDESRGDMEDIAGVFRYYAELADKHGGEVIDSPIPNTISKVVYEPVGVCGQITPWNYPLLQASWKIAPALAAGNTLIMKPSEITPLTTVKVFELMEEAGLPNGVVNLVLGKGNTVGAELSSNQEVDLISFTGGINTGKKIMQSASSNVKKLALELGGKNPNIIFADADLDIAVDQALHAVYFHAGQICSAGTRIIVEEKIHDSFVEPLVERVKNITLGSGFESSTQMGPLISKEHLHKVIQYVENGKKEGAVIAVGGKQPDAPELKDGFFYLPTVLTNCTSDMSVVQNEGFGPVITIETFTSEQEAVQLANDSIYGLSGGVWTKDIAKAERCVAKMRMGTVWMNDYNVYFPHAPWGGFKQSGIGRELGKAGLEEYQEAKHVFQNLRPKALNWF, from the coding sequence GTGAATTTCAAACAAAATTTTATCAATGGCAAATGGGTGCCCTCTCATACAAGCAACAAACGTGATATTATGAACCCATTTAACCAAGAAATCATTGCTCAAGCGACAGAGAGCGATGAAACGGATACAAGATATGCCATAGCTGCTGCAAGAGAAGCATTTGATAAAGGAGAATGGTCGAGGACATCAGCAACAGAACGTAGTAAAAAGTTACATACGATAGCGAGCTTCATCGAACGAGATAATGAAGAACTAGCTCAGTTGGAAACCCTCGATACAGGCAAAACACTTGATGAGAGTCGCGGCGATATGGAGGATATAGCTGGTGTATTTCGTTATTATGCCGAATTAGCAGATAAACATGGCGGAGAAGTTATCGACTCTCCTATTCCAAACACCATTAGCAAAGTAGTTTACGAGCCTGTTGGTGTTTGTGGTCAAATTACGCCATGGAATTATCCACTATTACAAGCCTCATGGAAAATAGCGCCAGCACTAGCTGCAGGAAATACATTAATTATGAAGCCAAGCGAAATAACACCATTAACAACAGTAAAAGTTTTTGAATTAATGGAAGAAGCCGGGCTGCCAAACGGTGTTGTCAACCTCGTACTAGGGAAGGGAAATACCGTTGGCGCTGAACTATCATCTAACCAGGAAGTAGATTTAATTTCTTTTACGGGGGGAATTAATACCGGAAAGAAAATTATGCAGTCGGCTAGTTCAAATGTAAAAAAACTTGCTCTCGAATTAGGTGGAAAAAACCCCAATATTATTTTCGCCGATGCCGATTTAGATATAGCAGTTGATCAAGCATTACATGCGGTTTACTTTCATGCGGGGCAGATTTGTTCTGCCGGTACAAGAATCATTGTTGAAGAAAAGATTCATGATTCCTTTGTTGAACCTTTAGTTGAACGGGTAAAAAACATCACGTTAGGAAGTGGATTTGAATCTTCTACCCAAATGGGACCACTTATTTCTAAAGAACATTTGCATAAAGTAATCCAATATGTCGAAAACGGAAAAAAAGAGGGCGCAGTAATAGCTGTCGGTGGAAAACAGCCTGATGCTCCTGAATTAAAGGATGGATTCTTTTACTTACCTACCGTGCTTACGAATTGCACATCTGATATGAGTGTCGTGCAAAACGAAGGATTTGGACCTGTAATAACAATAGAAACATTCACATCCGAACAAGAAGCCGTTCAGTTAGCCAATGATTCTATCTATGGTCTATCTGGGGGTGTGTGGACGAAGGATATTGCCAAAGCAGAACGCTGTGTTGCCAAAATGCGAATGGGTACCGTTTGGATGAATGATTATAATGTCTATTTCCCACATGCACCTTGGGGCGGGTTTAAGCAATCTGGCATTGGTCGCGAACTTGGTAAAGCAGGACTAGAAGAATATCAAGAAGCAAAGCATGTATTTCAAAATTTACGACCAAAAGCGCTGAACTGGTTCTAA